A stretch of Lepisosteus oculatus isolate fLepOcu1 chromosome 11, fLepOcu1.hap2, whole genome shotgun sequence DNA encodes these proteins:
- the LOC102695853 gene encoding interleukin-17B isoform X1, producing the protein MTMARACKPMILVAVLLLFVVMATDTESRDRRKDERGARRKNGRLRNKGSSARRHNGTSMNSSPDPVLVTAEGESSQTWEEDYEKSIGDMVAQVRNNSALSKTKCAVDRRLWMSNTRSLSPWSYSINHDENRIPVDIPEAQCSCSGCINPFTMQEDRTMTSVPIYTKIPVKRLLCDTKSRKQRKKKKNCIPEYRTVVENIAVGCTCIL; encoded by the exons ATGACTATGGCGAGAGCGTGCAAACCCATG ATCCTCGTGgctgtgctgctgctgtttgTCGTGATGGCGACGGACACTGAATCGAGGGACAGGCGCAAAGACGAGCGAGGCGCGCGTCGGAAGAACGGCCGTTTGAGAAACAAGGGGAGCTCGGCGCGGCGCCACAACGGCACCTCGATGAACAGCTCCCCGGACCCGGTCCTGGTGACGGCGGAGGGGGAGAGCTCGCAGACCTGGGAGGAAGACTACGAGAAGAGCATCGGCGATATGGTGGCACAAGTGAGGAACAACTCGGCGCTGTCCAAGACCAAGTGCGCGGTGGATCGGCGCCTATGGATGTCCAACACCCGCAGCCTCTCTCCCTGGTCTTACAG CATTAACCACGACGAGAATCGGATTCCCGTCGACATTCCCGAAGCCCAGTGTTCCTGCTCGGGCTGCATCAACCCCTTCACCATGCAGGAGGACCGGACCATGACCAGCGTGCCCATCTACACCAAAATCCCGGTCAAGAGGCTACTGTGCGACACGAAGAGCAGGAAGCagaggaaaaagaagaagaactgCATCCCGGAGTACCGCACGGTGGTGGAGAACATCGCAGTGGGCTGCACCTGCATTCTCTGA
- the LOC102695853 gene encoding interleukin-17B isoform X2 yields MATDTESRDRRKDERGARRKNGRLRNKGSSARRHNGTSMNSSPDPVLVTAEGESSQTWEEDYEKSIGDMVAQVRNNSALSKTKCAVDRRLWMSNTRSLSPWSYSINHDENRIPVDIPEAQCSCSGCINPFTMQEDRTMTSVPIYTKIPVKRLLCDTKSRKQRKKKKNCIPEYRTVVENIAVGCTCIL; encoded by the exons ATGGCGACGGACACTGAATCGAGGGACAGGCGCAAAGACGAGCGAGGCGCGCGTCGGAAGAACGGCCGTTTGAGAAACAAGGGGAGCTCGGCGCGGCGCCACAACGGCACCTCGATGAACAGCTCCCCGGACCCGGTCCTGGTGACGGCGGAGGGGGAGAGCTCGCAGACCTGGGAGGAAGACTACGAGAAGAGCATCGGCGATATGGTGGCACAAGTGAGGAACAACTCGGCGCTGTCCAAGACCAAGTGCGCGGTGGATCGGCGCCTATGGATGTCCAACACCCGCAGCCTCTCTCCCTGGTCTTACAG CATTAACCACGACGAGAATCGGATTCCCGTCGACATTCCCGAAGCCCAGTGTTCCTGCTCGGGCTGCATCAACCCCTTCACCATGCAGGAGGACCGGACCATGACCAGCGTGCCCATCTACACCAAAATCCCGGTCAAGAGGCTACTGTGCGACACGAAGAGCAGGAAGCagaggaaaaagaagaagaactgCATCCCGGAGTACCGCACGGTGGTGGAGAACATCGCAGTGGGCTGCACCTGCATTCTCTGA